The segment AGCCCTCGCGCCGGCCAAAGGTTGGCCGCTGGCGTCGAGCACTTGTCCGCTCAGGGTCCGGCCGCGCACCAGGCGCACGTCCAGCGGTTCTGGCGGCGTCCGCGCGTCGGGACTAATGAGCACCGTCCGCGCGTGGCCGACCTGGCTCATGAAGCCAAATGCAAGACCAGCGCGGGCCGTGGGCAAGGAGTCGGGTAAGCCCCGCTTCAGCTCCGGCAAGTGCGCCAACGCGCGATGTTCCGGCGACCGCTCGAAAAGCTTGACCACGTCGTCGTAACCGACGCGAATCGTCGCGTACCCGTTCGGCACGCCGTCCGGGCGATCGACCGCCAGCGCGCCAGGCCCAGGCGCGACGACGATGCGGAACGAGCCGTCGGGGCCGGAGCGCGAGTGCGAGTGGAGATCCACGCCTTGTTCGGCGAGAGATGCCACGTGTTTATTCAGATAGAGCGGTTGGTAATGGATGCCAGCCACCAGCGGCCGACCGGTTTCGCTGTCCACGATAGTGCCGCGAAGCTCGATGCCTTGCACCAGTTCAACGTCTTGCACGAGCGGTGCGAGGCCGGTCGCATCGGCAACCGTTGGACTGGCGCGAAAATAGGCCGGTCCGTCGGCGCGCGGCTCGACGCTGAGCGTGTAGTTGGGCTCTTTGCCGCATCCCTCAAGAACATAACGGCCTGCCTCATCGGTCTCTGCCACGGCGGTCGTGGTGTTCCAACATCGCACCTTCACGCCGCGCACCGGTCGCCGCGTCGCGCGGTCGCGCACGACACCCTCAATGCTGCGCGCGGGTTCGGCCACATAGTCGGACACGGCGCCGTACAGAACGCGACCAGCCCGCGGCGCGGAGGTCGGTTCGACCGGCGGCGCAGGACCGCGAATCGTCTCGCGCACCGCCGTGGTCGCTTCGAAGGTCGTGTGGCGGATGCCGGCGCCGCGCACGTGCAACTTCACCACGGTATTGGCGCTGAGTCCGGCGATGCGGAAGCGTCCATCGGCTGCCGTGGTCACTCGGGCCGGCTGTTTCGGCAACGCACCGTATTGCCAATCTTTGCCCATCCGCAACAGAGTTCGGCCTTGGGCGACGTCGTCGAGCACCATCTTCATCATATCGCCGTCGTAGCGGAGGATTGTTTCGACCCGCAGTTCGACTCCCGCGAGCGGCCTGCCTTCCGCGTTGACGATACGCCCGGTAATCGTTTTCTCCTCGGGCAGGTTGAGAACAATGTCGCCGGGCGGTTGGTCTTTGCGCAGATACTTCCAATCGGGCGCGAGGCCGTCGGCAGTTGCGACCACGAGCAAGTCGGGCTTGGCGCCGATTCGTTCGTCAAATTGCGGCCAGCGGAGCGAAAACTCGAAGCGGCCCGCGTCGTCGGTCGCGGTCGATGCGAGCGGCGGATCGTCCGCGTCGAAGACCGCCAAACGCACATCCACGGCGGCGCCGGCGACAGGTCGTCCGTCGCCATCCCGCACGCGACCGCTGACAATGCTTTCTTTGACCGGCTGAGTGGACGACGCGCCTTTCTCTTGGTTGTCTGAGACGGAGTCGTCACCCACAACCAGATCGCCGAGGTCTTTGACTTCACCCGCATTCACTTGCACGTCTTTGAAAGGAATGCCGATGAACATGTCTATGGTTTGGCCTTGATAGGGGCGCGGCGCCGATGCGTTTGAATAATAGGTCCATCCGGGAATCAGCCCGTCGAGCCGGAAACGCCCTTGCTTGTCGACGGGGATTCCCGTCGGACTTCTTGCCAAGCTGGGATGCGGCGCCCAGACCGCCGAGTTATCGTGGGCGAAGGCTGCGCTAATCGTAGCGTCATCGATCGGCTCGCCGTCGGCGTCGACCAAACGCCCTTGAACGCTGCCCCCCGAGACTAGTTTGATCTCAACAGTCTCTTTCCCGCCGTACTGCACGAAGCCGCCGCCCGCCAGGTTTCGCCAGCGGTGGAAGACAAACACTTTGCGTCGTTCGCCAGGCAGCAAGTCCTGGATTTCAAACTGCGGCCCCTCTTGATTTTGCCATCCCCAGCGCTCGTTGGCGCCGTGAGCTAGGAATCCAACCACAGGATTGCCCTTGGGATCCACGACGCGCACCGCGACCGGGCGGCTGACGAACAAGGGCATGTCGACGCGGACGCTCTCTTGCCCGGCAGTCGTTGAAACCTCGGCAACCCGTTCGTAGTTCGTCGAAATAAGCTGCTGCTGCAACGTCGGGAAAACCTTTCCACCGCCGAGGTCCTTGCCGCCCGCAATCTCGTTGGCACCGAACCCGCGCGGGTAGCGGTCGATGTCGTGGTGCTTATCGAAACCGTCGTAGCGGAACGCCAGAATGCCGCGGCTGGGCAATACCGGCACGCGAAACTCTCCGTTGGCGTTGGTCCAATAGCGGCCGTCCAAAAAGGCCTCGGTCAGCCCAGGAATGGCCTCCTCCAGCTCGCGGTTCTGGAAGAAATGGTAGCTGATCTCTCCGGTGAATGGCTTGCGGGTTTCCGCGTCGAAGACGCGTCCCTCAGCCCATACGCCACGCTTGAGTCGAAAATCTCGCTCGATCACGGCGCCCTGGGCGGAGGTGTCAGTTGCATGCCCGACGGGGATATATGCCGCGTTGCCGGTGGCAAAGGCGACCAGGCTGTTGCCGCTGCCGACGGGCAGGCCCGTGATTCGATAGCGGCCGGCCGCGTCGGTGGTGGCGGCGAGATGTTCCCGCTCTCGACTGGTGGTCACAAGCTGGCCTTGCACCTGGAAGGCCCGCACGACGGCGTCGGCGATCGGTTCGCCGGTGTCAAGATCCAGCACTCGCCCTTCGACCGGCTTGGAGGGACCGACGACGAAATCGAACTCGTTGGAGTAGACCGCCAGTGTACCGCCTCCCTCGAACCGATCGAGCACGATTTTCTCGCCCGGCTCGTTTCGGGCCACGATTTCCGTCGCTTCGATGCCGTCACCTCGCACCAATAATTGCACGAACCGCTTGGCGCCGATGTCGCGCAGCTCGAAGCGTCCCGTCGCATCGGTCACGGCGCTGGGCAATACGTCTCGCAACTGAACCGGCTCAATGACGTTCATTAAGTTGGCGACCCGCTGCCGCCAGACGGCGTTCTCAACTCCGCGAGCTTCGGCATCCCCGTAGCCGCCAATGTCTCTTTCGCCATTGAACCAGCGGATGCGGACCTTCGCGCCGGCGACCGGCTGCCCATCGATGTCGATCAAGCGTCCGCGGACCGGTTCGCCGGCTTCGGGCAAGCGCGTCCGCTCCTGTTGAGCGCCGGTCACCGCGCGCGCCAGCGCCTCAAGGAATCCTGCCGGCGGGCTCGTCGCCCGGCGAATCTCGTCGGGCGAGGTGAACGCGAACCCGTGGCCGGGCGCCGTGACCGCGATTCGATCCGTGTAGCTCCAACTCGCCGGCATCGTCGGCTCGACCGGCGGCGGTTCGGCAAAATGGTATTTGCCGTCATCGCCGGTGGTCGCCAGCAATCGCGGCGGCTCGGGCTGTAGATCGTGGACGCGTGCGCGGATCCAATACAGCCTCGCCCCCGCCACCGGCTTGCCGTCCGCTCCCACCACGATGCCGTGCAGTTGGTTGTCTGGTGCCCGCTCGGGCTTATCGGTTTGTTCCCGCGGTTTCCCACGTTCCTCGGCGGCCTTCCGCTTGGATTCCGTATCGTCGGCTTTACCGGCTTCGGCGTTGGCTTTCTTATCCACCGCGTCGGATGCCGCTGGCGGGTCGGCCAACGACGGCCGTTGACCCAGACCGACGAAACCCACGGCGGTGGCCCCGATGAGCCCGCCGGCGATGATCAGGACAACCAAGAGATTACCTGTCCGCGTGGAGAGACTGCGCGACGAATCGACGATCCGCGTCACGCGCCTGGCCAAGATCGACCGCAACGACACCATAGCGACGCCGGCCGCGCCCACGGGCGGCGACGAAAGCTCGGCGATTTCCAACAGCCCGCGCGCATACCCTTCTCGGTCGCCGCCAAGCTGTACGACATAGTCGTCGCACACCTCCTCAGCCGCAGACTCCAGCCGGCGCGCGAGCAACCACACGAGCGGCTGATAGAAAAACAGGGCCTCGGTCAGTCGCATCAGCAGGTTCCACCAGCCATCGCGGCGGCGCAGGTGAGCCAGCTCATGAACCAACACGTCGCGCAGTGGCAGCGACGCCTCGGCTTCGGGCAACAGCACGACCGGACGCCGCAGCCCCGCCAGGCAAGGGCTGGCCAGATACGGACTGCGACGCACCTCCGGCGCGGCTACTGCAAGCAGGGCCGAGAGTTCGCGGCAGGCCTGCTGCGCGGTTGGCTCGGCCACCGCCGCCGCGCGACGCAGTCGGCCTAGCCGGCGCCAAGCCAGGCCCAATCGCGCGAGAAGCCACGCCGATACCGCCAGCCATATCAGCGCAATTCCGATCGCCGCGTAGCCGAATGCCCGCACGTGGAACGCCGATGGCTGACGGGCTTCGGCGGCCGACTGCCGTACGGGCGCGTTGGGCGACACCGGTGGTTCTGCCGCTGGTTGTAAGGTGGAAAAAGCGAGCTTGCGAGCGCCGGCCCACCGAGATGGACGCGCCGCATGGTGGGCCGGCGCTCGTTCCACTCGCTTGTCCCACCCTACGCCCGTAACAATGCCGAAATCGCCGGGCAGTGGCCCGCCCTGTGCCGCAGAATTGGCGACGACCGTGGCCTCTTCGGCACTTTCGGGAGGAAACGATTTCAACTCCTCGTAACCCCAGGCCACGGACAATTCCACCGACCAGCCGGAGACGCCGCCGCGTGCCAACAGGGAGGTTACCAGCGGGCAGACGATTACCGCCGCCAACGTCGTGCGATACATGGCCGACTGCAACGCCGAGCCGCGGCGGCCCAAGAACCACGCGACGGCCAGGCCCGCCGCGATCAGCAAAGTCGATTGCAGCAGCCAGTTGGCCGCGAACGAGACGACGGCCCGCGCCGCGTCGAGCAGAGCCATTTGCGCGTGAAGCCAGTGCATGGCGGTCACCTCACTTCTTGATGCGTCGATTGATGAGCTTGCGAATCTCCTCGATTTCCTCGCGCGAGACGTTTTCGTTCTTCAGCAGATGGGCCACCAGGCCCGACGCGCTGCCGCCGAACACGCGCTCCAGCACGTCGCGCGTGGCGCTCTGCTGGAACTCCTGTTCCTCCACCAGCGGGTAGAACACGAACGTCCGTTCCCGTGCTTCGTGCGACACGGCGCCTTTTTCCTCCAACCCGCGCAGCAAGGTCTGCACGGTGCTGTGGGCGATCGGTTCTCGCCGATTGATGGCGTCGGTGATTTCGCGGGCCGTCGCCCGCCCGCGCTTCCACAAGACCTGCATGATGACGAGTTGCACTCGGCCGAGTCGAGGTGCTGGCATGAATGTCTTTCCTTTGAATGCCGGTTAGTTTACTCTGATAAATCTATCAGCATAGACTGTCGCTGTCAACCGAATTCTTTTGATGCTGCCGCCGGGCAAGCGTTCGGCGCACACTGCGTAGCAGAAACTCGTGAGAGTTCTGGCCCAACTCGCGACGGCGGCCAGACTTCTCACGAAGCCTGCTACGGGCGGGGTCGACCGCGTTGCTCCGCGACTACCGCCGCCTTGTCGTTCAGTTGAGCGCCTTCATTTTCAAATCGCCCAGTTCGAGTTGTTCGCCCGGACCGAGTTGGCGGTTTTCGCTGGTGATGCGTGGACCGCCGAAAAACTTGTCGCCTTGCTGGAAGCTCAGAGTCAGCCGCTCGCCCGGCAACACGTTTTCCACCCGGAACCGGCCTTCCGCGTCGGTCTTAAGCGGCGCCTGGTCCCGCTGCAGGAACCAAAACAGCTCCCTAGCGGCGCGACGCTGGTAGCCGATCTGCACCACCGCGTCGGCGAGCGGCTCTCCGTCAGGGTCGAGAGCACGGCCGGCGATGCTGGCCGTTGGCCGCAGCCGGACCGTCACCGGCCCTGGCTCGCCGCCGGTCAGTGTCAGCGACGCGGCCAGGTGGCGCCGGGCATGGAGGATGCACACGTGTCGCGGCCGGTCGGCCCCAAGGCCATAAATCGTGCAGGTGGCCGCCGCGATTTTGAAGGTGATCGGCCCCGTGTCCGCCACCCCGGAGACAACCGCATCGGTCAGCGGCTGACCCTGCTCATCTTCGATCGCAATGGTCGCGGTCTTGCCGGGATCGAGCGGCAAGTCGCACGTCACCGGCCCGCCGTCGGGCGCAAGGTCGAGAACCTTGACGGCATTTTGCATTGTCAGCGACTGCCTTGTATCGTCCGCGCCGGCGAAATAACGATCGTCGTCGTCGCCTATCGTCGGCACGCGTTTACTGTCTTCTTCGCTGAAGCTGGCCTGCCGATAGGTCATCGGCTTGTTGCCGTCGATGCCTGGACGGCCGATTTGCACCCCCCTGGCCGTCAGCACGCCGGGGCCTGGAATGGCCAATATGCGGAAGCGGCCGTCGTCGTCGGTCTGCTTCGACCCTGTCCGCAGGAATTTGGACCAACCGTAGCCGGGGTCGTCGGCATACTGGTTTCCGGGCAGCGGCACAAACTGTACGCTGCCCTTCACCCTGCGGCCGGTTGCCTGGTCGAACAAACGGCCCTCGACAACGACCCCCTCCTTCATCTCCACATCGACGTCGACGATTGTCTGGCCCGGCGTGAGCTCGAGCCGCACCGACCTGAAAAGCAGGTTGCCGCCCGGGGGCCCATAAACGCCCAGCCCGGCGTCGTGACTGCGGCGCAGGCCGCGCAGCTCGAAGCGGCCCGTTTCGTCAGTTTGCGCATCGATGGGATTGTTCCCTGTGCCTATCCTCACGCCGGCGCCCGACGAGCCAACCAGGGCCCGCGCCACCGGCTGGCGGTCGCGTCCGGTAAACACCGTGCCGCGAACCACCAATTCCGTTTCGGCAACGTGATCGAAGACTGGGCCGGTCAACCGGGGGAACATTCCCAACCTGCGCATTTGCGGCAGCATGTTGGCCTGGGCCGCCTTGTTGTACTTCTCGGCATCGAAGCCGTCGCGGTTGATGACCCAAAGCTCGTCGGAAACGAGGCCGGCAGCGGAGATGTTCACCGACGCCACCCGCTCGGTTCCAATACCCGACAGCTCGAAACGCCCGTCTTTGTCGGTGACGGTCGTGAGAGTCGTGAGAAGCGGGAGGAAACTGGCGTACAAACTCGGTTCGAGCTTGCCGCGAGGATTGCTCTGCTTCCACCAGTCCGTTAGAAAATCGTCAAGATTACCGCTCGGCGAAGCGGATATCATGGTGACCGCGACTTTGGCGCCGGCAATATGCCGGCCTTCCGTGTCGGTCACACGGCCGCGAATTGGGCGATCTTCGACCAACCGCAGCACGGCGTCGTCCGGCACCTGATCCGGAACGAAGTAGACCCAATCGGCCCCGTAGCCCGGCTTGTAGGCGAGCAATGGCCAGTGGGCCATCCCGACGGCCGTCGGATAGATTGGTGCGTCGTTCTCCCTGAGCGACAACTCAAAACGTCCCTCGTCATCGGCGACCGCGCGCTTCTCAAACAGCACATCTTCGCGCTTGCGGGGTGGCGGCGCCTTGAAATGAACCCAGTACAATCCCGCCCCCGCCGCCGGTTTGCCGTCGGGCAACAGCACATGGCCGCGAAGCACGGTCGGCTCGTCGGCGCCGGCCGCAGCCGCCAACGACGCCGCGACAAGTGCCACTAAGATTACGCCAGAGCGAGCAAGTTGAAGTCGGGTCATCATCGGCCTCCTGAAGCATGGGGGGATTGGCGTGCCTGCCGGCATTATGTCGCGCTGCCTGTGGTGAAAGCAAATCCAGCTAAAAGTCAGTCGTCGGCGTTCACCGCACTTGCTTCACCTTCACATCACCTAGCTCGAGCTTCTGTCCGGATTCGAGCTGCCGTTCTTTCGTCGTCAGACCGTCGATATAAAAATAGGCGTCGCCTTGCTTGAAGCCGAGCGCGAGCCGCTCGTTGGGCAAGACGTCTTCCACCTGGAACCGGCCCTCAGCATCGGTCTTGAGCGGCGCCTGCTCCATGCGCGCGAATCGTAGCAGCTCCGACGCGCTGCGGCCGAAGTAATTGACCTCCACAACCGCATCGGCCAGGGGCGCTCCGTCGGGATCGAGCGCGCGACCGACGATGCTTGCCGGCGCGCCAAGGCGAACGGTTACCGGTCCTGGCTCGTCGCCCGTCAGCGTGAGTGACGCTGCCAAGTGGCGCTCGGGATGCAGGATGCACAAGTGCCGCGGCCGGTCCGCACCGAGACCGTAAACAGTGCAGGTCGGCTCGGCGATCTTGAACGTGATCGGCCACACATCCGTGACTCCCGCCACCCACGCATCCGAGACGGCCTGGCCCTGCTCATCTTCAATGGCAATCGTCACGGCCTTGCCGCGATCGAGCGGCAAATCGCAGGTGATCGGCCCACTGTCGGGCGCCGGGTCGATGACTTTGACCGCGCCGAAGAGGCTCAGGGAGCTGCTTTGATTTCTCGAGATGGTGAAGTAACGGTCGTCGTCCCCGACGGTCGTCGGCACGCGCTTGCTATCTTCTTCATTGAAGCTTGCCTGTCGATACGGTATCGGCATATTGGCGTCTAACCGCGGGCGGTTTGTTTGCACCTGGGCCCTGAGCACGCCCGGGCCCGGAGGCACCAGAAGGCGGAAGCGCCCGTCGTCGCCGGTGATCAAGCTTCCGCGCATGACGTCGTAGCCGGGTTCTTCGACGAAGCGGTTCTCGGCCAGCGGCACATAGCCCACGCCGCCCTGGACGCCCAGTCCCGTCGCCTGATCGAAGATTCGCCCTTCGACGACGATCCCCGCCTTCAATTCGACTTCCACGTCGATGACGGTCTGACCTGGCGCAACGTCGAGCCGAAGCGCGCGAGAAAGCAAGTCGCCGCGCGGATGAACACTCAGCGGCACCTCTTGACTGCGGCGCACTCCACGCACTTCGAAATGCCCGGCCGCATCGGTCGTCGGCATTGTGGAAAAGTTCTGACGACCGCCGCCGGCGCCAACTTTGGCCATGGCGATGGGCTTGCGGTCCGGCCCGGTGAATACGCTGCCGCGGATCACGAGCTCCGCTTCCATGACATGATCGAACACGGGTCCCACGAACCGCGGCAGCCGGCCCGGCTGGCGCATGAACGGACCCGTGTTGGCGGTCATCTGCTTGTTGTATTCAGCGGCGTCGAAGCCTTCGCGGGTGACGACTCGTAGCTCGTCGGACATGTAGCCCGGCGCGATGATTTTCAGCAACGCCACTCTCTCCTTGCCCACGCCCGAAACCGTATATCGCCCCTCGCCATCGGTCTCGACCGCCAAAGGCGCAAACCCCTTGTAGAGGGGCAAGATCCGCTCGGGATGGCCCATGAGTGATTGCGAATTCCGTTTCCATTTTTCCAGCAAGCGATCGAGCGGCCCGTCTTCTGCCGCTTCGATACCGTTGACGACGATTTTGGCGCCCTTGACAGGCCGGCCTTCCGTATCCGCCAGTCGCGCGCGAATGGGGCATTTTTCCGTAAGTCGTAGCGAAAGCTCCGTCTTTGCGTCGTCGCGACCGACGGTGAAGCCGTCCAGCCCGAAGCCCGCCTTGTAGGCAATCAGCGGAGGCCGGTTCGCCGGACCGATCTTGGCATCGGTCTTTTCCAACGTCCATTCAAACCGTCCCTCGTCGTCCGTGACCGCGCGTTTCTCCCACCAGAGCTCGGCCGGTGCGTCGTCGGCCTTCGGTTTCAATTGCAACCAATGAATCTCCGCCGCCGCGGCCGGCTTGCCGTCGGGCAACAGCACGCGCCCGCGAATGACGGCCGGCTCTTCGGCAATTGCCGACGCGGCCGTGGCAAGAAGCAAGAGTGCCGCGCAGAGAGTTGCCGAGAGCGACGAAGTGCGACCGATTCGGAGCCGAGTCATCGTTGGCCTCACGAAGCAAGGGATGGTTTCCGTGCCCGCCAGCATTATGCCGCGCCGCGAGTGGCGAAAGCAAATATCCGCCTCGAAATCAGTGTCGTTTGCCACTGCCCCTTGACCCGCGGAGAGCGATGCGGTAACTGTTTCTCAGTAAGCCATCAATGGCTGCTGTTGTTGCTCAGGTTCGTGTTTTTGAGAGGGGGAGCTTGCCGTGACGGTGACTCACGTTGGTTCGACGAAAAAGTACGCGGAAGGCTGGCAGTCGATTTTCAGCGGCCAGAAGGGGGCGAAAAAGCCCGCGGCCAAAGCTGCCGGCAAGAAGAAGCCCGCTGGAAAAACGAAGCGGTAGGCCCGGTCATTCAAGCTGGAACCGCACGGGGCGAATCACCACGGTGTCGTCGACGAGATCGAACGGCTTCGCGTCGGCCAGGATCGCGTTGCAACGTTTTAGCCCTTCGTCGGCGGTTTCGATGGCGGCTTTCAGCGGTTGGATTTGGTTCTTTAACTGAGCAAGTTCGGCAAGCCGCCGTTGACCGTCGATCAACTCATCAAGCACTTTCTGCTGCGCGGCAAAGCTGGCCAGATCAGCGCGTCGGCCAACCGCCGCCGCGCGGCGCTTAATTGGCCGCGCACCGTGGCGGGCGGCAGGTCCAGTATTTGCCCGATGTCAGTCGAGTTCAGGTCGCAGTAATAGCGCAGCACAATGGGGTTTCGCAGTTCGGGCGGCAATCGCCGCAAGGCCAGCCGCAGCGCCCGCTGCTCTTCGTTTTCCGCTGCCGCCTGGCTTGCATTGCCGCGCGACAGCTCCGTCCATACCGCTTGCAGCTTTTCCCAAACGTTCAGCCAGCTTCGCCGTCGGCGGTGCTGCAAGCGGCAACGGTTGATCGCCACGCGGAACAACCAGCGGCGGCAATCCTCCTGGCCGCACGGCAACGACTTGGCTTGATGCGCGGCCAGATAAACATTCTGCAGTACGTCGTCAACTTCGGTTCGTGCCACGCCCATCGCGGCGATGAGCCGGCGCAACTTGGGTTCGGCCTCTTGCCAGGCGATCAGCAACGTGTCGTCGGGTTCGGCGCGCACCGCATCTCGCCGCCTGCGGCCGGTGGGCCGGCCCGAAGGCATTGCGACCTCCTGTTTTAGAGCCGCATTCGTCACAGTCGCTTCCCGTGCTCGTGGCCGCCCTAACAAGACAATGCGCGAGGGTGCCCAAGTGTTTGGCGAACTTCGCCACTTCTCCCAATCGGCCCAGAATTCGCTGTTAAGATGGCATAGTTTCGTCCGGCCTGCCTCATTATAATCCCGGCCCTTTCGGGCAGTGTACCCTGCCAGTCTCACCACCCGTTCCATTCGCTTGGGCCAACCGAGATGATCGGACGACGCCCGACAGCATCGCGGCAGTTGCCGGCTCGCGCCGCGTGCGCGGTGCCGTTGCTACTTGTCTTGGCGCTCGCGCCCGCCGTGGCCTCGGCCGACGAGAGCGACGACGGCGCCCCGCGCGCGCCCGCCCTTCGCCTGCGCATCGAATGGGGCAGAGGCCTCGCCCGCAAATGGCAGGGCACCCTGGCCCTGAGCGAGGGCGTGCTGTCGAACCCCTCGCCGCTGGGCATCGAAGCCGACGAACCCGGCTCGATGTGGATCGAAGAAGGCCGCTTATCCGTCAGCCAGCCCAGCGCTCGGCCGTACGACGGCGTCGATGTCGACGTCGACGCCCCACTCGAGGCCTCGTTGATCGTCGCGCTCTCGCCGGCTGACAATCCGATCAGCGGAACGCCTCGGGAGATTCCCCTCGCGCAGTTGATCCATCGCAGGTTCGACGGCCAGCTCGACGACCGCAAGAACGTATTGCGAGTGCTACGCGCGCCGGGAGACAAGCTGCGAGTCACGCTCGACCGCGACGCCTTGATCTACCAGTCCGACGAGCCGCTCGAAATCGAGGTGACGCCGACCTGTCTTGCCGAGGCCGCCGGCGCCCGACTCCGCTTGCAGGCCCGGCTGACGAACGCACTGGACAAGAGCGACGCCGGCGTCCTGGAAAAGGAATGTCAGCTCGACGAGCACGGCTCGTCGCCGCCCGTGGCGTTCTCGCTGCCTCTGCCGAAGCAAGAGGGCGTCTACGATCTCGATCTCCAGCCGACCCGCCACCGGTTCGGCCTTTGGTCGCCGGTGAGCGGCGGCCGGCGAATCCAATTCGTCGTGCTCAGCCCCGGTCCGCACTTGCCCCAAGGGGGCAGCGAGCCGCCGGCGGAAACCGTCGTGGAAATCGACCCCGCCAACCCCACCTGGTGGCAGCGATTGCCGAGCATTCCGATGCTGCCGTCGCTGCGCAGGCCCTTGGGCAGCGGCGATGCCGCCGTCTGGCAGCATTCGCTCGGCAATCTGGTGCAGATTGGCGCCAGGAACGCCGCGGGCTGGGAGGCCTACCCCTTGCCGATCGATCGGCCGGGCGAACCCCACATCGTCGAAATACAGTATCCCAACGACGTGCCGCAAGTGCTCGGCGTCAGCATTGTCGAGCCAAACGACACGGCGGTGGTCACGCCGACCGGCCTCGATTCGGGCGTTTACTTGCCCGACGACGGGGCCGAGGTCGAACCGAAGATGAACCTGCACCGGCTGGTGTTCTGGCCGCGCACCAAGACGCCCCTGCTGCGGCTCGACGGCTCGAAAGCCGTGTATGGCAAAATCCGCGTGCTCGGACCGCGTCGTCCGGGCATGGCCGCCGTCTTCGATCGCGACGATTGGCAAAGCCACAGCTCGCTGCCCCGCCGCTTTCCCGCCGGCGATCAGCCGAACGGCCGACTGCTGGCCGGCTATTACGACCGGCCGCTGTTTGCCGCCAACTTCTCCGCCAATCAGGCGGTCGATCCCATTCACAAGTACCGGCTGGACGACTGGCGGACCTTCTACGAAGGCGGCAGCCGGCTCGTCGAGTACCTGAACTACGTCGGATACAACGGCCTGATGCTCACCGTGCTGGCCGACGGCAGCGCCATCTACCCCAGCGAGCTGCTCTCTCCCACGCCGCGCTACGACACCGGCGCGTACTTCACCACCGGCCAGGATGTCTATCGCAAGGACGTGCTGGAGCTGCTCTTTCGCCTCTTCGACCGCGAAGGGCTGACGCTCGTTCCCGCACTCGATTTCTCCGCTCCGCTGCCGGCACTCGAGAATTTGCGTCGCGACGGACCCGGCGGCGGGGGGATCGAACTGGTCGGGCGAGACGGTCAGCCCTGGCTGAAGCACCATCCCCCGCGGCAGCACATCGGCCCCTATTACAATCCGCTCAACGAACAGGTGCAGACCGCGATGATGGAGGTCGCGCGCGAGTTGGCGCACCGTTACCGTCATCATCCGTCGTTCGGCGGACTGGCCCTGCAGCTTACGGCCGACGGCTACGCCCAGCTTCCCGGCGACGACTGCGGCTACGACGACGAGACCCTGGCCGCCTTCGAAGCCGCCAGCGGCGAGCGGCTTCCCCCGGCCGACGGCGGCCTGGCGGGCCGCGTTGCCTGGATCGAAAAGAAAGCCCGGACCCCATGGCTCCAATGGCGGGCAGCCGAGATGACGGCCTTCTACAGCCGCATGCAGACCCAGATCGCAGCCGAGCGGCCGGGGCTGAAGCTGTATCTGGCCGGGACGGGGCTGTTCGATCGGCCCGAAA is part of the Pirellulales bacterium genome and harbors:
- a CDS encoding M56 family metallopeptidase, producing the protein MHWLHAQMALLDAARAVVSFAANWLLQSTLLIAAGLAVAWFLGRRGSALQSAMYRTTLAAVIVCPLVTSLLARGGVSGWSVELSVAWGYEELKSFPPESAEEATVVANSAAQGGPLPGDFGIVTGVGWDKRVERAPAHHAARPSRWAGARKLAFSTLQPAAEPPVSPNAPVRQSAAEARQPSAFHVRAFGYAAIGIALIWLAVSAWLLARLGLAWRRLGRLRRAAAVAEPTAQQACRELSALLAVAAPEVRRSPYLASPCLAGLRRPVVLLPEAEASLPLRDVLVHELAHLRRRDGWWNLLMRLTEALFFYQPLVWLLARRLESAAEEVCDDYVVQLGGDREGYARGLLEIAELSSPPVGAAGVAMVSLRSILARRVTRIVDSSRSLSTRTGNLLVVLIIAGGLIGATAVGFVGLGQRPSLADPPAASDAVDKKANAEAGKADDTESKRKAAEERGKPREQTDKPERAPDNQLHGIVVGADGKPVAGARLYWIRARVHDLQPEPPRLLATTGDDGKYHFAEPPPVEPTMPASWSYTDRIAVTAPGHGFAFTSPDEIRRATSPPAGFLEALARAVTGAQQERTRLPEAGEPVRGRLIDIDGQPVAGAKVRIRWFNGERDIGGYGDAEARGVENAVWRQRVANLMNVIEPVQLRDVLPSAVTDATGRFELRDIGAKRFVQLLVRGDGIEATEIVARNEPGEKIVLDRFEGGGTLAVYSNEFDFVVGPSKPVEGRVLDLDTGEPIADAVVRAFQVQGQLVTTSREREHLAATTDAAGRYRITGLPVGSGNSLVAFATGNAAYIPVGHATDTSAQGAVIERDFRLKRGVWAEGRVFDAETRKPFTGEISYHFFQNRELEEAIPGLTEAFLDGRYWTNANGEFRVPVLPSRGILAFRYDGFDKHHDIDRYPRGFGANEIAGGKDLGGGKVFPTLQQQLISTNYERVAEVSTTAGQESVRVDMPLFVSRPVAVRVVDPKGNPVVGFLAHGANERWGWQNQEGPQFEIQDLLPGERRKVFVFHRWRNLAGGGFVQYGGKETVEIKLVSGGSVQGRLVDADGEPIDDATISAAFAHDNSAVWAPHPSLARSPTGIPVDKQGRFRLDGLIPGWTYYSNASAPRPYQGQTIDMFIGIPFKDVQVNAGEVKDLGDLVVGDDSVSDNQEKGASSTQPVKESIVSGRVRDGDGRPVAGAAVDVRLAVFDADDPPLASTATDDAGRFEFSLRWPQFDERIGAKPDLLVVATADGLAPDWKYLRKDQPPGDIVLNLPEEKTITGRIVNAEGRPLAGVELRVETILRYDGDMMKMVLDDVAQGRTLLRMGKDWQYGALPKQPARVTTAADGRFRIAGLSANTVVKLHVRGAGIRHTTFEATTAVRETIRGPAPPVEPTSAPRAGRVLYGAVSDYVAEPARSIEGVVRDRATRRPVRGVKVRCWNTTTAVAETDEAGRYVLEGCGKEPNYTLSVEPRADGPAYFRASPTVADATGLAPLVQDVELVQGIELRGTIVDSETGRPLVAGIHYQPLYLNKHVASLAEQGVDLHSHSRSGPDGSFRIVVAPGPGALAVDRPDGVPNGYATIRVGYDDVVKLFERSPEHRALAHLPELKRGLPDSLPTARAGLAFGFMSQVGHARTVLISPDARTPPEPLDVRLVRGRTLSGQVLDASGQPLAGARA
- a CDS encoding BlaI/MecI/CopY family transcriptional regulator; the encoded protein is MPAPRLGRVQLVIMQVLWKRGRATAREITDAINRREPIAHSTVQTLLRGLEEKGAVSHEARERTFVFYPLVEEQEFQQSATRDVLERVFGGSASGLVAHLLKNENVSREEIEEIRKLINRRIKK